The nucleotide sequence GGGCGTCCATAAGAAGTATAGCTAAAAAATCCAATACTTCAGTGGGAAACATATATAAGTACTTCTACTCAAAAGAAGATATATATGAGAATCTCATAGGCTCTGTGTATCACAGGCTTATTAACTATATAGGGCAGTTTGACAAGGTAGAGCTTAATGAAAGGGCATCTGTAGTATTTGATGAGCTTATGGAAGAAACAGTGGAGATCTTTAACTCCAGCAGTACTGAAATTTCAATACTTCTCAACCAAAGTAAAGGCTCTAAGTATGAAAACTGTAAGAGTATATTTGTTGATTTTATAAGCAGAGTAACTGCAGAAAAGATGAAATATGAACTGTCAATTAAGGGCAAGAGACTCAAGGACGACTTTTGTATCTATCTCATCTCTTACAGCCTGGTGGAATCTATTGCTATTATAGTGCGGGAAAAGCAAGAGGGTGAGGAAGTTAGAAAAATTATACTAAACCTAATAGACATTTTCTATACGGACCTTGTAAATAAATTAGATACAGAAGATGTAGAATAATAGTAATATGCTTTCTGTGATAGAAAGCTATATTTTTGAGTGAAAAGAGAACGTCGGTTCATCAATTAATAATGAATAATTATGGGGGATTTTTTCTGTTTTTCTTGCCAAAATCTTCAAATTAATGATACTTTAATCAGAAATAAAGAAAGGAGAGTCGCAAAAAAGTGGGTAGTTTTGTAGAAGTAAAAAACGTAAAAAAGTGTTATGATATGGGCGAAGTTGTGATTACAGCAGTAGATGATGTTTCCTTCTCTATAGAAAAGGGTGAGTTTGTTATCATTCTCGGGGCCAGCGGTGCAGGAAAATCAACAATACTCAATCTCTTAGGCGGTATGGATTATGTAACGGAGGGAAGTATCTTTGTAGATGGCAATGAAATAAGCAGGTTTGATAAGAAGCTCCTTACAAAATATAGGCGGGAAGACATTGGTTTCGTATTTCAATTTTATAATTTGGTGCAGAATTTAAATGCCTTGGAAAATGTAGAACTGGCAGTGGAACTGTGCAAGGATTCCATGGATCCGGAGGAAGTGATGAAAAGTGTGGGACTGGGCGATAGACTCAACAACTTCCCCTCACAGCTTTCCGGAGGAGAACAGCAAAGGGTATCTATAGCCAGAGCTATTGCAAAAAATCCTAAGCTATTGCTTTGTGACGAGCCTACCGGTGCCCTGGACTATAACACCGGCAAGGCTATATTAAAACTGCTGTCAGATACGGCAAAGAAGTACAATATGACAGTGGTTGTAATAACTCATAACTCGGCTATTGCACCAATAGCTGATAAAGTTATAACCGTGAAGAGTGGAAAAATAGCAAGTATCAAAAGGAATGAAAATCCGGCTCCAATAGAAAGTATAGAGTGGTAAACATGGGAAAAACTTTTTTAAAAAATTTACTAAGAGACATAAAAAAGACACTTTCACGGTTTTTATCAATAGTAATAATCATTGCAGTGGGCGTAGCCTTTTATGCAGGAGTGCGGGCAACAAGCCCCGATATGAAGATATCAGGAGATGCTTACTTCAGTAAAACCAATCTTATGGATTTTAGGATAATTTCCACTCTTGGTCTTACTGAGGGAGACCTGGCTGAAATTCAAAAGTTAGATGGGGTCACAAAGGCTGAGGGGGCTTACTCCATTGATGCGGTGACGGAATTGAATGAAAGGCAGCTGGTGCTGAATATCAACTCTCTCAGTCCGGAAGGGGGTATCAACGATATAAGGCTTACCCAGGGCAGAAAGCCGGAAAATTCCAGGGAAGCAGTGGTAGAGGATAAATTTTTGGAAGGGGCTCATCTAAAGCTTGGGGATAAGCTAATCCTTAAGTCCGGCAACGACAGTAAATTAGAAGATAGCTTGAAACATATGGAATTTACTATTGTGGGAACGGCCCAATCTCCCTTATACGTATCTGCCCAAAGACAGCTTAGCTCATTGGGAAACGGCAGTGTAAGCGGTTTTGTGTATATACTGCCTGAGGTTTTCAAAAGTGAAGTATATACAGAGATCTATGTGAGAACTGAAAGCGATGAGTCTACTAACAGCCTTTTGGACAATGAAGCCTACAAAAATTACATCAGTAATATAGAAAAGTCACTAAAGGATTTAGGCAAGCCAAGAAATGAGTTAAGATATGCTGAGGTTCTAAATACAGCAGAGGATAAACTGAGAGAGGCAGAGCTTGAACTTGAAGACGCTAAAAAAGAAGCTGCAGAAAAGTTTGCCGATGCCCATAGGCAGATAAATGATGCAGAAGAGAAAATAGCCAGGGGGTGGAGAGAATTAGAGAAAAATGAGGCTCGCTACAATCAAAAGATGGCAGATGGACAAAAACAGATAGAGGATGGGAAAAAGAGAATCTTATCCGGTGAAGCGGAAATAGCTGCCAATAAAAATAAAATAGAAGAGGGAAAACTTCAGCTTGCAGCCGGCAAGAGAGAACTTGAGGAAGGCGAAGCTAAGCTAGCAGCAGGAAAGCAGCAGGCCGCAGAAAGTATTTCCGCTGGAATAAGTGGAGAGGTGGAAAAGGCAAGGCTGCTGATGGAAGCAGATCCTACCGATGTTACCTATGCTTATCAGTATAATGACATAAACAGACTTTATGAGAAGTACATCAAAGGAAAGAACTTTGACGACATGTATGCTGCACTGAAAAATGATAATATGTTGGAAGGCATAAAGGCCTATTTCGACATAGAGACCTTAAAGCAAGACTTTGACAAGTCAGAGGCCACTATAAGCAGCGGTAAACAAGAGCTGGAGGCAAAAGAAAGAGAACTCCTAGCCGGGGAGGAAGCCCTTAAAAAAGGTGAAGAGGAGCTTGAAAAGAGCAAAAAAGAAATTGCAAAAGCGGAAGTTGAACTGAAGCAGGGAAGAGCGGAAGGCTTAACAAAGCTTAAAGACGCAAGGAAAGAGCTGGAGGATGGACAAAAAGAACTGGAAGAAAATAAAGAAAAATTAAAGAAGGAAGAGGCGGATGCCAATGAGAAGTTTGCAGAGGCTGAAGCTGAAATTAAGAAAAACAGAGAAAAGCTTGCAGACATCAAAAGGCCTGAGTGGTATGTCTTAGGCAGGTCTGCTAACATAGGCTACGAAACCTACAGGCAGGACAGTGACAGAATCGATAATATCGGGAAGGCTTTCCCCCTAATATTTTTCCTGGTGGCAGCCTTGGTAAGCCTCACCACTATGACCAGAATGGTGCAGGAAAAGAGGATGGAGATCGGAACCTTTAATGCCCTTGGCTATTCCAAGGGGGCCATTGTAGCCCATTATCTGATATACTCACTTTCAGCCAGTGCTGTTGGAAGTCTTATAGGAATTTCCATTGGCTTTAGATTGTTTCCGCCGCTTATTATAAATGCCTATGGATCCCTTTATGCTATTCCGGATACCCTAACACCCTTTAATGGAGGTCTTGCCCTTCAGGCTTCACTGCTGGCCGTATTCTTTACCGCAGCGGCGGCAGTGGGGGCAACCATAGATGAGTTAAGAGAAGTGCCTGCTTCCCTTATGAGACCAAAGCCACCAAAGTCCGGTAAGGTCATATTCTTGGAGAAAATTTCCTTCATATGGAAAAGGTTGAGCTTCACAAGGAAGGTTACTGCCAGAAATATCTTCAGATATAAGCAGAGGC is from Clostridium thermarum and encodes:
- a CDS encoding TetR/AcrR family transcriptional regulator, with protein sequence MQYLKDEVRNRIVKEALKEFMEKGYEGASIRSIAKKSNTSVGNIYKYFYSKEDIYENLIGSVYHRLINYIGQFDKVELNERASVVFDELMEETVEIFNSSSTEISILLNQSKGSKYENCKSIFVDFISRVTAEKMKYELSIKGKRLKDDFCIYLISYSLVESIAIIVREKQEGEEVRKIILNLIDIFYTDLVNKLDTEDVE
- a CDS encoding ABC transporter permease translates to MGKTFLKNLLRDIKKTLSRFLSIVIIIAVGVAFYAGVRATSPDMKISGDAYFSKTNLMDFRIISTLGLTEGDLAEIQKLDGVTKAEGAYSIDAVTELNERQLVLNINSLSPEGGINDIRLTQGRKPENSREAVVEDKFLEGAHLKLGDKLILKSGNDSKLEDSLKHMEFTIVGTAQSPLYVSAQRQLSSLGNGSVSGFVYILPEVFKSEVYTEIYVRTESDESTNSLLDNEAYKNYISNIEKSLKDLGKPRNELRYAEVLNTAEDKLREAELELEDAKKEAAEKFADAHRQINDAEEKIARGWRELEKNEARYNQKMADGQKQIEDGKKRILSGEAEIAANKNKIEEGKLQLAAGKRELEEGEAKLAAGKQQAAESISAGISGEVEKARLLMEADPTDVTYAYQYNDINRLYEKYIKGKNFDDMYAALKNDNMLEGIKAYFDIETLKQDFDKSEATISSGKQELEAKERELLAGEEALKKGEEELEKSKKEIAKAEVELKQGRAEGLTKLKDARKELEDGQKELEENKEKLKKEEADANEKFAEAEAEIKKNREKLADIKRPEWYVLGRSANIGYETYRQDSDRIDNIGKAFPLIFFLVAALVSLTTMTRMVQEKRMEIGTFNALGYSKGAIVAHYLIYSLSASAVGSLIGISIGFRLFPPLIINAYGSLYAIPDTLTPFNGGLALQASLLAVFFTAAAAVGATIDELREVPASLMRPKPPKSGKVIFLEKISFIWKRLSFTRKVTARNIFRYKQRLFMTVIGIAACTGLMITGFGLKEGIIGATEAQFQEIYRYNMQGNLNKNVTESDKNVIKEEAQKNNNVKSILFFYSKNGSVGMGDSKSQDAYIIVPEDKNQFNSYIYLNTKGQEIAFQDDGVILTRKLSKLTKKALGDTIELTLEDRVVKARVAGITEHYIQHYVYMSPAYYKKLMGSDVSYNSFYGLLKDTSEEAQNKTAAELKTIEGVTSVGFKNNIHIDYNKSIDSINSVVLILIISAGVLAFVVIYNLTNINITERRRELATIKLLGFYDHELALYIYRENMILTVIGSLAGILAGILMNKFVLYAAETNVIMFLEEISSISFLISVLLTILFSVAVNLAMYKRFDKIDMIESLKSAE
- a CDS encoding ABC transporter ATP-binding protein, whose amino-acid sequence is MGSFVEVKNVKKCYDMGEVVITAVDDVSFSIEKGEFVIILGASGAGKSTILNLLGGMDYVTEGSIFVDGNEISRFDKKLLTKYRREDIGFVFQFYNLVQNLNALENVELAVELCKDSMDPEEVMKSVGLGDRLNNFPSQLSGGEQQRVSIARAIAKNPKLLLCDEPTGALDYNTGKAILKLLSDTAKKYNMTVVVITHNSAIAPIADKVITVKSGKIASIKRNENPAPIESIEW